A genomic region of Nostoc sp. UHCC 0702 contains the following coding sequences:
- a CDS encoding matrixin family metalloprotease, with protein MLFSENNLVNTNSLLGNNSNISLSSTDNAYGLNINQNSYGLNINHSSYAPDSIYAPGYEAHEPTVGSVSSGYKWSQPGGKGSAISITYSYSNLLDGTLKDDLNSKQIQATIEEALGLWAKYAPINFKEVVDSGPTPSDSYYAAGNTPQMRFGYHNIDGISGVLAHAYYPTDSGLAGDVHFDSSETWKTNPSGGTDLLYVAVHEIGHALGLEHDSSTQAIMNPYYKGLYSGLGTSFLYQDDINGIRDIYGTGVGSVTALSSLKPDLIVQNVSAPTTATIGSTIQLNYQIKNQSNASAGYSYSKFYLSKDASYSTDDLFLNYDYVTSLAAGGVSSESVTVTIANSTIAGNYYLLHQADGYAYVAESNEINNIFASAISLTTPAPDLILQNVSAPTTATVGSTIQINYQIKNQGNVSAGSSYSKFYLSKDATYSSDDLFLNYDYVTSLAAGAVSSESVTVSIAKTTAAGNYYLLHQADGYAYVAESNEINNIFASAISLTTPAPDLILQNVSAPSSATVGSTIQINYQIKNQGNVSAGSSYSKFYLSKDATYSSDDLFLNYDYVTSLAAGAVSSESVTVSIAKTTAAGNYYLLHQADGYAYVAESNEINNIFASAISLTTPAPDLILQNVSAPSSATVGSTIQINYQIKNQGNVSAGSSYSKFYLSKDATYSSDDLFLNYDYVTSLAAGAVSSESVTVSIAKTTAAGNYYLLHQADGYAYVAESNEINNIFTTAITVQGINNDWYSQNLKDAGLINLTRSLALDGNLSRNDMISLFRDSEDSSVIDATELVDLRTIVSNASRFTMLDYVRVLSDNVVNGNTANQWWTGGSATQTTLGNLYASSSAAQMEKLIGKWFLGSDRPTASNSTTYQTISGSLFQNGVSADDIKQGTLGDCYYLATLSSIAQEKPNYIQNMFIDNGDNTFTVRFFNNGVANYVTVDRYLPTDAYGRLIYASYGSSYNNSTNELWVALAEKAYAQLAESGWSRPGYTKNAYSSIDGGWMDYVTRQVTGLDATKQQVTSMTKTQLIDLVNSNKVLTAGFINGANYGVVDRHAYSVTSYDAATGKFKIRNPWGYQHAELTWEQLLNLKTYFAWSNT; from the coding sequence ATGTTGTTTAGCGAAAATAATCTCGTCAATACAAATAGTCTTCTCGGAAATAATTCAAATATCAGTTTATCTAGTACCGATAATGCCTATGGATTAAATATAAATCAAAATAGCTATGGATTAAATATAAACCATAGTAGCTATGCTCCTGATAGCATTTATGCTCCTGGTTATGAAGCTCATGAGCCTACAGTCGGATCAGTCAGCAGTGGTTATAAATGGTCACAACCAGGAGGCAAGGGTTCAGCAATTAGTATTACTTACAGCTATAGTAATCTTTTAGATGGCACTCTTAAAGATGATCTGAATTCTAAACAAATTCAAGCAACAATTGAAGAAGCTCTTGGGCTTTGGGCAAAATATGCCCCAATCAATTTTAAGGAAGTTGTTGATAGCGGCCCTACTCCATCTGATAGCTATTATGCAGCAGGAAATACTCCTCAAATGCGTTTTGGTTATCACAATATTGATGGTATCAGTGGAGTTTTAGCCCATGCCTATTATCCCACTGATTCAGGTTTAGCAGGCGATGTCCACTTTGACAGTAGTGAAACCTGGAAAACAAACCCATCTGGTGGTACTGACTTACTATATGTAGCAGTACATGAAATCGGTCATGCGTTAGGTCTTGAGCATGATTCAAGTACTCAAGCAATAATGAATCCGTATTACAAAGGACTTTATTCAGGTTTAGGAACTTCTTTCCTCTACCAAGATGATATCAATGGCATCCGAGATATTTATGGTACAGGCGTTGGTTCAGTTACTGCACTTTCTTCTCTAAAACCAGACTTAATAGTTCAAAATGTCTCTGCACCAACGACTGCAACAATTGGTAGTACCATCCAACTCAACTATCAAATCAAGAACCAAAGTAATGCAAGTGCAGGATATAGCTACAGCAAGTTTTATCTTTCCAAAGATGCTAGCTATAGCACTGATGATCTGTTCTTGAACTACGACTACGTTACCAGTCTTGCAGCCGGTGGTGTAAGTTCTGAATCAGTTACAGTCACTATTGCTAATAGCACTATTGCTGGTAATTATTATCTGCTTCATCAAGCTGATGGTTATGCTTATGTTGCTGAAAGTAATGAAATCAATAATATTTTTGCCAGTGCTATTTCTCTTACTACACCTGCACCAGACTTAATACTTCAAAATGTCTCTGCGCCAACGACTGCAACAGTTGGTAGTACCATCCAAATTAACTATCAAATCAAGAACCAAGGTAATGTGAGTGCAGGTTCTAGCTACAGCAAGTTTTATCTCTCCAAAGATGCTACTTATAGCAGTGATGATCTGTTCTTAAACTACGACTACGTTACCAGTCTTGCTGCTGGTGCTGTGAGTTCTGAATCGGTTACAGTCAGCATTGCAAAGACCACTGCTGCTGGTAATTATTATCTGCTTCATCAAGCTGATGGTTATGCTTATGTTGCTGAAAGTAATGAAATCAATAATATTTTTGCCAGTGCTATTTCTCTTACTACACCTGCACCAGACTTAATACTTCAAAATGTCTCTGCGCCAAGTAGTGCAACAGTTGGTAGTACCATCCAAATTAACTATCAAATCAAGAACCAAGGTAATGTGAGTGCAGGTTCTAGCTACAGCAAGTTTTATCTCTCCAAAGATGCTACTTATAGCAGTGATGATCTGTTCTTAAACTACGACTACGTTACCAGTCTTGCTGCTGGTGCTGTGAGTTCTGAATCGGTTACAGTCAGCATTGCAAAGACCACTGCTGCTGGTAATTATTATCTGCTTCATCAAGCTGATGGTTATGCTTATGTTGCTGAAAGTAATGAAATCAATAATATTTTTGCCAGTGCTATTTCTCTTACTACACCTGCACCAGACTTAATACTTCAAAATGTCTCTGCGCCAAGTAGTGCAACAGTTGGTAGTACCATCCAAATTAACTATCAAATCAAGAACCAAGGTAATGTGAGTGCAGGTTCTAGCTACAGCAAGTTTTATCTCTCCAAAGATGCTACTTATAGCAGTGATGATCTGTTCTTAAACTACGACTACGTTACCAGTCTTGCTGCTGGTGCTGTGAGTTCTGAATCGGTTACAGTCAGCATTGCAAAGACCACTGCTGCTGGTAATTATTATCTGCTTCATCAAGCTGATGGTTATGCTTATGTTGCTGAAAGTAATGAAATCAATAATATTTTTACCACTGCTATTACAGTGCAAGGGATTAATAATGACTGGTATAGTCAAAATTTGAAAGATGCAGGATTGATTAATTTAACTCGCTCTCTCGCATTAGACGGGAATTTAAGTAGAAATGATATGATTTCTCTGTTCCGTGATAGTGAAGATAGTAGCGTTATTGATGCGACTGAATTAGTTGATCTTCGCACTATTGTTAGTAATGCCAGCCGCTTTACCATGCTAGATTATGTTCGTGTTCTGTCAGACAATGTAGTGAATGGGAATACAGCGAACCAATGGTGGACTGGGGGTAGCGCAACTCAAACAACATTAGGAAACCTCTATGCTAGTAGTAGTGCTGCACAGATGGAAAAATTGATTGGTAAGTGGTTTTTAGGAAGCGATCGCCCCACAGCATCCAATAGTACCACCTATCAAACAATCAGTGGCTCTTTATTCCAAAATGGTGTTAGTGCAGATGATATTAAGCAAGGGACTTTGGGAGATTGTTATTATCTGGCTACCCTATCTTCCATAGCTCAGGAAAAGCCAAACTATATCCAAAATATGTTTATTGACAATGGTGATAATACCTTCACTGTTCGTTTCTTCAATAATGGTGTAGCCAACTATGTCACAGTTGATCGATATTTACCAACTGATGCTTACGGACGTTTAATTTATGCTAGCTATGGTAGTTCTTACAACAATTCTACTAATGAATTGTGGGTAGCCCTGGCAGAAAAAGCCTACGCTCAATTGGCTGAATCAGGTTGGAGTCGTCCTGGCTATACTAAAAATGCTTACAGTTCTATTGACGGAGGATGGATGGATTATGTAACCCGTCAAGTAACTGGCTTGGATGCAACTAAACAACAAGTTACTAGCATGACCAAAACTCAGCTAATTGATTTAGTCAATTCCAACAAAGTCTTAACTGCTGGCTTTATTAATGGTGCAAATTATGGCGTAGTTGATAGACATGCCTATAGTGTTACTAGTTACGATGCGGCAACTGGAAAATTCAAAATCCGTAA
- a CDS encoding DUF4332 domain-containing protein, with protein MSAKHTKNKSAIASCDWPIQQLPGLSHQEQSQLQNCGISTTRVLFKQANSPAAKLALANKLQVHLQYVNKWVALADLARIPSVGTQYCGLLLHAGIGSVAQLAEVPTHRLHQQIMRLQVATMQRRDLCPAIELVQQWSQQAKIVLTVD; from the coding sequence ATGTCCGCTAAACATACAAAGAATAAAAGTGCGATCGCATCTTGTGACTGGCCGATTCAGCAATTACCCGGATTGAGTCACCAAGAACAATCCCAACTTCAAAATTGTGGTATTTCAACCACAAGAGTGCTATTCAAACAAGCAAATAGCCCAGCTGCTAAGCTGGCGTTAGCTAATAAATTACAAGTTCATCTGCAATACGTAAACAAATGGGTAGCTTTGGCTGATTTGGCGCGTATTCCCAGTGTAGGTACACAATATTGTGGTTTATTACTCCATGCGGGTATCGGTTCTGTGGCGCAGTTAGCTGAGGTTCCGACTCACAGATTGCATCAGCAAATTATGCGCTTGCAAGTAGCGACAATGCAGCGACGAGATTTGTGTCCGGCGATTGAACTAGTGCAACAGTGGAGTCAACAAGCAAAGATAGTGTTGACGGTTGACTGA
- a CDS encoding TetR/AcrR family transcriptional regulator: MRVFNSPPPSEAQTRTRILQAAQKLFASQGFDGTTTRDLAQAAGVAEGTLFRHFPNKKAILIEVATSGWVEILTDLLTELSEMGSYKAVAQVMRRRMWNFHKNVDLMRVCFMEVQFHPDLRDRIQIEVINKMTDVAEAFFQTAMDKGIYRQTDAKLVAKVFLGMFAIAGFSNNTLMEPDASPQEMQHMAEGLADIFLNGVLVKE, from the coding sequence ATGCGAGTTTTTAATTCTCCCCCACCCTCAGAGGCTCAAACGCGTACCCGCATTTTACAAGCGGCACAAAAGTTATTTGCCTCTCAGGGATTTGATGGCACTACCACCCGCGACTTAGCACAAGCAGCAGGTGTGGCTGAGGGTACCCTGTTTCGGCATTTTCCCAATAAAAAGGCGATTTTGATTGAAGTAGCAACCAGCGGCTGGGTAGAAATTCTCACAGATTTACTGACAGAATTGAGTGAAATGGGCAGCTATAAAGCTGTAGCTCAAGTGATGCGTCGCCGGATGTGGAATTTTCACAAAAATGTCGATTTGATGCGAGTTTGTTTTATGGAGGTGCAATTTCACCCAGACTTACGCGATCGCATTCAAATAGAAGTCATTAACAAAATGACCGATGTTGCTGAAGCATTCTTTCAAACTGCGATGGATAAAGGCATTTATCGCCAAACAGATGCCAAACTGGTGGCAAAAGTTTTCTTAGGAATGTTTGCGATCGCAGGTTTTTCTAACAACACCCTCATGGAACCCGACGCTTCCCCCCAAGAAATGCAACACATGGCAGAAGGACTTGCTGATATTTTCCTCAATGGCGTCCTAGTCAAAGAATAA
- a CDS encoding insulinase family protein: protein MNQPTRLILHCSTRVYISWRRLFVTFLALTILCWGINPEITLAQTQTAPPPQRVLQPSLTQTPPAASSIQPYLDRVIKQLSEFRLDNGMKFFVLERHQAPVVSFVTYADVGGVDEPDGKTGIAHFLEHLAFKGTTRIGTKDYKAEKPLLDRLEQLDTQIQAAKASGKKDEVARLQTEFKQVEAQAAKLVKQNEMGQIVEQAGGVGLNATTSSEATRYFYSFPANKLELWMSLESDRFLNPVFREFYKEKDVILEERRMRVENSPIGLMLEKFIDTAYKVHPYRRPIIGYDQDIRNLTPKDVQKFFDSYYVPSNLAIAIVGDVNPAEVKKLAQTYFGRFRAKTKAVGQLPVEPPQTQTREVTLELPSQPWYLEGYHRPAITHPDNAVYEIIGSLLSDGRTSRLYKSLVEQQRLAINAQGFSGFPGDKYPNLMLFYALTAPGHTVDELGVALRKEIDSLKNQPVGANELQRVKTQARASLLRILDSNMGMAQQLLEYEVKTGSWRNLFKQLDEIAAVTPADVQRVAKATFTPENRTIGKLLSKQG from the coding sequence ATGAATCAGCCCACCCGTCTAATTTTGCATTGCTCAACTAGAGTTTACATTTCATGGCGTCGGCTATTTGTGACTTTTTTGGCGCTGACAATACTCTGCTGGGGAATAAATCCAGAGATTACCTTAGCACAAACTCAAACTGCACCTCCTCCCCAAAGAGTGCTACAACCAAGCTTAACCCAAACTCCACCAGCAGCAAGTTCGATTCAACCCTATCTAGATCGGGTGATTAAGCAGTTGAGTGAGTTTCGCCTCGACAATGGCATGAAGTTCTTTGTTTTAGAACGGCATCAAGCACCAGTAGTTTCTTTTGTGACCTATGCCGATGTAGGTGGTGTAGATGAGCCAGATGGCAAAACAGGTATAGCACACTTTCTAGAGCATTTAGCCTTCAAAGGTACGACACGCATCGGTACAAAAGACTACAAAGCCGAAAAACCTTTACTAGACCGATTGGAGCAGTTGGATACGCAAATTCAAGCAGCCAAAGCCAGCGGCAAAAAAGATGAAGTTGCCCGCTTACAAACTGAATTTAAGCAGGTAGAAGCGCAAGCAGCTAAGTTAGTCAAGCAAAATGAAATGGGGCAAATTGTCGAACAAGCAGGAGGTGTAGGTTTAAATGCCACTACTTCTTCAGAAGCCACTCGTTATTTTTATAGCTTTCCTGCTAACAAGCTAGAACTTTGGATGTCGCTAGAGTCAGATCGATTTCTTAACCCTGTGTTTCGTGAATTTTACAAAGAAAAAGATGTGATTTTGGAAGAGCGACGTATGCGGGTGGAAAATTCACCCATCGGCCTAATGCTGGAGAAGTTTATCGATACTGCTTACAAGGTTCATCCTTACAGGCGTCCGATAATTGGTTATGACCAAGATATCCGTAATCTGACACCAAAAGATGTACAAAAGTTTTTTGACAGTTATTATGTACCGAGTAATTTAGCGATCGCTATTGTTGGTGATGTCAATCCGGCTGAAGTCAAAAAACTGGCACAAACTTATTTTGGACGTTTTCGGGCGAAAACAAAAGCTGTTGGGCAATTGCCGGTGGAACCGCCGCAAACACAAACCAGGGAAGTGACTCTAGAACTACCTTCTCAACCTTGGTATTTGGAAGGTTATCATCGTCCAGCAATCACTCATCCTGATAATGCAGTTTATGAAATCATTGGCAGTTTATTAAGTGATGGTCGCACATCACGGTTATACAAGTCTTTGGTTGAACAACAGCGCTTGGCAATCAATGCTCAAGGTTTCAGTGGATTTCCAGGGGATAAATACCCAAACTTGATGCTGTTCTATGCTCTCACGGCTCCAGGACATACAGTCGATGAGTTGGGGGTGGCTTTGCGAAAGGAAATTGATTCTTTGAAAAATCAGCCTGTGGGAGCAAATGAATTACAACGGGTAAAAACCCAAGCCAGGGCGAGTTTGTTACGCATTCTCGATTCCAATATGGGAATGGCTCAACAATTGTTGGAATATGAGGTAAAAACTGGCTCTTGGCGGAATTTGTTTAAGCAGTTGGACGAAATTGCAGCGGTGACTCCTGCTGATGTTCAGCGGGTGGCGAAGGCGACTTTTACGCCGGAAAATCGCACCATTGGTAAGCTGTTGTCGAAACAGGGATGA
- a CDS encoding insulinase family protein — MQRYKVKGKRQNGKRFVYALVVVFAFLVSSFNFSLAATAQAKEYTELQFAPLPEIKLPKYERFVLQNGLVVYLMEDHELPLVSGMALVRTGSRWEPAQKVGVAGFTGSVMRTGGTKKHSPDQLNEILEQRAAAVETSISEAVGNASFEALSEDLETVFGLFTEVLREPVFAPEKLDLAKTQARGGIARRNDDPDDIAGREFRKLIYGQDSPYARTIEYATIEQIGREDLLKFYQQYFHPNNMILGIVGDFDSKKMRSLIQAKLGDWQRNPKITKPQLPQVSPANAGGVFVVNQPQLTQSSVLIGHLGGRFDNPDYAALDVLNRVFNGFGGRLFNEVRSRQGLAYSVYGLWSPRFDYPGIFIAGGQTRSDATVQFVKALQAEIKRVQNQTLTAKELAFAKESTLNSFVFNFQDPSQTLSRLMRYEYYGYPADFLFRYQKAVVATTVADIQRVAKQYLKPENIVTLVVGNQTAIQPPLTQLAAKVTPIDVTIPSPPQAQN, encoded by the coding sequence ATGCAGAGGTACAAGGTGAAGGGTAAAAGGCAAAATGGTAAGAGGTTTGTTTATGCTTTGGTAGTTGTTTTTGCCTTTTTAGTTTCCAGTTTTAATTTTTCTCTAGCGGCGACGGCGCAGGCTAAGGAATATACAGAGTTGCAGTTTGCACCGCTACCGGAGATTAAGTTACCTAAGTATGAGCGGTTTGTGCTGCAAAATGGCTTAGTTGTGTATTTGATGGAGGATCATGAACTGCCATTGGTGAGTGGTATGGCGTTGGTGCGGACTGGAAGTCGTTGGGAACCAGCCCAGAAGGTAGGGGTGGCTGGTTTTACAGGTTCGGTGATGCGGACTGGCGGCACCAAGAAGCATTCGCCTGATCAACTCAATGAAATATTGGAACAACGGGCTGCTGCTGTGGAAACTAGTATTAGTGAAGCTGTGGGTAATGCTAGTTTTGAGGCACTCAGTGAAGATTTAGAAACGGTGTTTGGGCTGTTTACTGAGGTGCTACGAGAACCAGTGTTTGCTCCTGAAAAGCTAGATTTAGCTAAGACACAGGCTAGAGGTGGTATTGCCCGTCGCAATGATGATCCAGATGATATTGCCGGTCGAGAATTCCGCAAATTAATTTATGGTCAAGATAGCCCCTATGCTCGCACCATTGAGTATGCGACAATTGAGCAAATTGGGCGCGAGGATTTGCTGAAGTTTTACCAGCAGTATTTTCACCCTAATAATATGATATTGGGGATTGTGGGCGATTTTGACTCGAAAAAAATGCGATCGCTCATTCAAGCGAAGTTGGGCGATTGGCAGCGTAACCCCAAAATTACTAAACCCCAGTTACCACAGGTTTCGCCAGCCAATGCAGGTGGCGTGTTTGTGGTGAATCAGCCGCAGCTGACGCAGAGTAGTGTTCTCATTGGACATTTAGGCGGACGCTTCGACAATCCAGATTATGCAGCATTGGATGTGTTGAATAGGGTGTTCAATGGGTTTGGTGGACGCTTATTTAATGAAGTGCGATCGCGTCAAGGTTTAGCTTACTCTGTATATGGTCTATGGAGTCCCCGCTTCGACTACCCTGGCATATTCATTGCTGGCGGGCAAACCCGCTCTGATGCTACAGTACAGTTTGTCAAAGCTTTACAAGCTGAAATTAAGCGTGTCCAAAATCAAACACTCACCGCCAAAGAATTAGCTTTTGCTAAGGAATCTACACTCAACTCCTTTGTATTCAACTTTCAAGACCCCAGCCAAACCTTATCACGGCTGATGCGATACGAATATTACGGCTATCCGGCTGATTTTTTATTTCGCTATCAAAAAGCTGTAGTAGCAACAACAGTGGCTGATATCCAACGGGTAGCAAAGCAATACCTCAAGCCAGAAAACATTGTGACATTGGTAGTGGGCAATCAAACTGCTATTCAACCGCCCTTAACACAGCTAGCGGCTAAGGTAACGCCTATAGACGTGACAATTCCCTCGCCACCGCAGGCTCAGAATTAG